A window from Leptothermofonsia sichuanensis E412 encodes these proteins:
- a CDS encoding hybrid sensor histidine kinase/response regulator, with protein MQPEQQQRIMGYFIEEAKDHLNTIEQGLLNLQATIEDPEMVNELFRAAHSVKGGAAMLGINSVQQVSHRLEDFFKILKESRVQVDQKLESLLLRVFDALQELLEQLQGPFGLTDEMANATLAGVQPAFDELQRHLDILVGEAEPVTSMPTTGFLSGDDLVPVPFLDADLAQTFGTEVPIRLREMLQLFKQSDADGGSRERLEAICRELTSMGQTFDLSAWCRLVDMARQAIAQPHNSYRILAPVVIRDIKQAQDLVLAGRADEITPCAQLLEMVPAPSSVEVAADTDFADLLAVADNADLEFDLTGSSELFDEASPFQSLDLEQGTDLASSSSDLDFGDVFGEAPLAMDVPGQQGPEVGMAELNSLADLFEGEVPDLGSTWQEEEIIGDASGALMADSGNLASDRDETDEPVDFSDLLFDESDMAPTIIQSQSDDLSDLFGDDLLEEEESTAESEAVDLPSLNSFEADELEDWLTMSESDDVSGAEDWGAIAAPADEQDPFAGLDLETELGLGDGSDSEFGPESSGEPDTELGELGELFAGMDESDLNFSSLEAESEALFSSVGTGEDENLFGGATDEPGESHPVENVVVTDPWEEFSGEEFSGSSSSAASGEPDTPVLTDPGEGAFTDVFGDAAAVGDNLLETGTTDELIETLSDQGEADFSSLFETTETFPETTEDSAIEELIDDSPDFTGDSWLLDSPESASPEPLEDLSDRLSPEASALESSDGGLDLDLSELDLGESLDLGESEITTPAAADTMNLDFGEFDLPVETPESPLAAEPSAPESTPSELTDLWAELPETTDLDLGFDESVSGIETPITESLISQDTDPFAEDLAAIVGVDATATYANEPPVEANFDADLLELENLGMASESTTPDSGLAEELPSEGAIEFGDLDFSAETPTEPVDLGNLGDDLGDLLGEPSIPTLSEAGELNNFLGEAIAPETPEDFGDLGDLLGESSAAGEPIDFGDLGDLPGEADILTAEESANLGDLLGEPTSTEPTDFGGLDNLPGEADGSMPGEAADLDSLLGEPAAPAEPIDFGDLGAGDLPGEAIVSTAGEAEDLNGLLGKPASAEPTDFNDLGDLLGEAAVSTVEAATDLDDLLGESSPAESVDFGDLGDLLGEATAPISTGADDLGDLLGEGTASETSEDFGDLGDLLGAPSFSSDIPDSDALDSDALDFGDLGDLLGEATASEPERFEHSDLSGEFPTSGAVNEFEELDSLLGEENSVAPVGDFTDLDNLIGETAPDVAHFADLDNLLNEDSPSPASGSSLEDSSRPPDTGSQSLTEMEDFADLEALLEADEPVSSSDQLIEPSTDSDFDELDDLLKDAEERMGGSPSVPVSRGLGAQNRRLPRPGRVFSEQTMRVPVKHLDNLSNLVGELVVNRNSLEQDQERLRQSLDNLLYQVQQLSDVGQRMQDLYERSLLESSLLASRQSYRQGSGSPLRDSGESSIQTASTSVEYDPLEMDRFTGFHSLSQEMIELIVRVRESASDIEFIVDETDQVTRMFRQVTTQLQEGLTRSRMVPFAQTADRLPRAVRDISMRVGKQAELVIEGRETLIDKMILEQLYDPMTHLVNNALTHGIEPPDVRRAAGKPAAGRITIRAFHQGNQTIISVSDDGAGIDVERVKAKAIEKGLITPAEARSMSRLDVYDLLFHAGFSTKDQADDFSGRGVGMDVVRTSLSEIRGVINTDSNPGKGTTFTIRLPLTLSISKALCCISDRARIAFPMDGVEDMLDVPKERIQTNAEGQPCLPWRDSLLPLRPLVDLLAYNRHLSRGNVYGGNQEDDIASIVVLRSAGNFLALQVDQVLGEQEIVIKQLEGPVPKPVGVAGATVLGDGRIMPIADVLELIDLAMGRIRKDAGGSLWDQGSATIAQEPQVTKTEPMVLIVDDSITVRELLSMTFNKVGYRVEQARDGQEAWEKLRSGLPCDIVFCDIEMPRMDGLELLSRIQKDPNLTHLPIAMLTSRGADRHRQMASSLGASGYFTKPYLEEALLDAAQRMLKGERLL; from the coding sequence ATGCAGCCTGAACAGCAACAGCGAATCATGGGCTACTTCATTGAGGAGGCCAAAGACCACCTCAATACAATTGAGCAGGGATTGCTGAATTTGCAAGCCACCATCGAAGATCCGGAGATGGTGAATGAGCTGTTTCGGGCGGCGCACTCAGTCAAAGGTGGGGCGGCGATGCTAGGTATTAACAGCGTTCAGCAGGTTTCCCATCGGTTGGAAGATTTTTTCAAAATTCTGAAGGAGTCACGAGTTCAGGTTGATCAGAAGCTAGAAAGCCTCTTGCTCAGAGTTTTTGACGCCTTGCAAGAGTTGTTAGAGCAGCTTCAGGGGCCGTTTGGACTGACGGATGAAATGGCAAATGCAACCCTAGCTGGAGTTCAGCCTGCATTTGACGAACTCCAGCGCCACCTTGACATCCTGGTTGGTGAGGCTGAGCCAGTGACCTCTATGCCAACAACAGGCTTTCTGTCTGGGGATGATCTGGTTCCTGTGCCTTTTCTGGATGCGGATCTGGCACAAACATTTGGGACAGAGGTTCCCATCCGTCTGCGAGAAATGCTGCAACTGTTTAAGCAGTCAGATGCCGATGGAGGCAGTCGTGAGCGATTAGAGGCAATCTGTCGTGAGCTGACCAGCATGGGGCAAACTTTTGATCTGTCTGCCTGGTGCAGGCTGGTTGATATGGCGCGCCAGGCGATCGCCCAGCCTCATAATTCCTATCGGATCCTGGCTCCAGTAGTCATCCGTGATATCAAGCAAGCTCAGGATCTGGTGTTAGCCGGACGGGCGGATGAAATCACTCCCTGTGCTCAACTCCTGGAAATGGTACCAGCTCCGTCTTCAGTTGAAGTCGCTGCTGACACTGATTTTGCTGATCTTCTGGCAGTCGCCGACAATGCCGATCTGGAGTTTGATCTGACTGGTTCTTCTGAGTTGTTTGACGAAGCTTCCCCATTCCAGAGTTTAGATCTGGAACAGGGCACAGACTTGGCCTCATCCTCCTCTGACCTCGACTTTGGGGATGTTTTTGGAGAAGCCCCTCTTGCAATGGATGTGCCTGGGCAACAGGGTCCCGAAGTTGGCATGGCAGAGTTAAACAGCCTGGCTGATCTGTTTGAAGGGGAAGTTCCTGATTTGGGGTCTACCTGGCAGGAAGAGGAAATTATCGGAGATGCATCGGGTGCTCTAATGGCTGATTCAGGGAATTTGGCCAGCGACAGGGATGAAACCGATGAACCTGTGGACTTTTCTGATCTCCTGTTTGACGAGTCTGACATGGCTCCAACGATCATTCAATCTCAAAGCGATGATTTGAGTGATTTGTTTGGTGATGACCTGCTGGAGGAAGAAGAATCGACGGCTGAATCTGAAGCCGTTGACCTTCCCTCACTCAACTCCTTTGAGGCTGATGAACTGGAGGACTGGCTGACCATGTCTGAATCGGACGATGTCTCTGGTGCAGAGGATTGGGGCGCGATCGCGGCCCCTGCTGATGAACAAGATCCCTTTGCCGGGCTGGATCTGGAAACAGAATTGGGTCTGGGTGATGGGAGCGATAGCGAGTTTGGGCCTGAATCTAGCGGGGAACCAGATACTGAACTGGGTGAGTTGGGTGAATTGTTTGCTGGAATGGACGAAAGCGATCTCAACTTCTCCAGCCTGGAAGCAGAGTCAGAAGCACTTTTCTCATCTGTAGGGACTGGAGAAGATGAGAATTTATTTGGAGGAGCAACGGATGAACCAGGGGAGAGCCACCCGGTTGAGAATGTCGTTGTTACCGATCCATGGGAAGAGTTCTCCGGGGAAGAGTTCTCTGGCTCATCCTCCAGCGCAGCGTCCGGTGAGCCTGATACCCCGGTTCTAACCGACCCTGGGGAAGGGGCGTTTACCGATGTCTTTGGCGATGCGGCGGCAGTAGGAGATAATCTGCTGGAAACCGGCACAACCGATGAGTTGATTGAAACACTCTCTGATCAGGGCGAAGCCGACTTTAGCAGTCTGTTTGAGACGACTGAAACGTTCCCAGAAACGACTGAAGATTCTGCGATCGAAGAACTGATTGATGATTCCCCTGACTTTACAGGCGATTCCTGGCTATTAGATTCTCCCGAATCCGCCAGCCCGGAGCCATTAGAAGACCTTTCAGACAGGCTTTCCCCTGAAGCATCTGCGCTTGAAAGTAGCGATGGTGGACTCGATCTTGACTTGAGTGAATTGGACTTGGGCGAATCGCTGGATCTGGGTGAATCGGAGATCACCACTCCAGCGGCAGCGGACACCATGAATCTGGACTTTGGTGAGTTCGACTTGCCGGTTGAAACCCCTGAGTCCCCTCTGGCGGCTGAGCCGTCTGCCCCAGAATCCACTCCATCTGAGTTGACGGATCTTTGGGCGGAATTGCCAGAGACGACCGATCTGGATCTGGGTTTTGATGAGTCGGTTTCTGGCATAGAAACTCCCATCACGGAATCTCTGATTTCACAGGACACCGATCCCTTTGCTGAGGATTTGGCTGCCATCGTTGGAGTAGATGCCACAGCAACTTATGCCAATGAACCCCCGGTTGAAGCCAACTTTGATGCGGATTTGCTTGAACTTGAAAATCTGGGAATGGCTTCTGAATCAACGACTCCGGATAGCGGTCTGGCAGAGGAGCTTCCATCAGAGGGCGCGATCGAGTTTGGCGACCTTGATTTCTCTGCCGAAACGCCTACTGAACCAGTGGATTTGGGGAATTTAGGTGATGATCTAGGAGACTTGCTGGGTGAACCAAGTATCCCAACCTTAAGCGAAGCAGGGGAACTGAACAATTTCCTGGGTGAAGCGATCGCCCCGGAGACTCCTGAAGACTTCGGAGATCTGGGAGACTTGCTGGGCGAATCCTCTGCTGCTGGGGAACCCATAGATTTTGGTGACCTGGGGGACTTGCCAGGTGAAGCAGACATTTTGACGGCTGAAGAGTCAGCCAACCTGGGAGACTTGCTAGGCGAACCCACCTCTACTGAACCCACAGATTTTGGTGGTTTAGACAATCTGCCGGGTGAAGCAGATGGTTCAATGCCTGGAGAGGCAGCCGATCTGGATAGTTTGCTGGGCGAACCTGCCGCCCCTGCGGAACCTATTGACTTTGGCGATTTAGGCGCAGGTGACCTGCCGGGTGAAGCTATCGTTTCAACGGCTGGAGAGGCAGAAGACCTGAATGGTTTATTGGGCAAACCCGCCTCTGCTGAACCTACAGATTTTAATGACTTGGGCGATCTGCTGGGTGAAGCAGCCGTTTCAACCGTTGAAGCGGCAACAGACCTGGATGATTTGCTGGGTGAGTCCTCTCCTGCTGAATCTGTAGACTTTGGCGACCTGGGAGATTTGCTGGGTGAAGCAACTGCCCCAATTTCCACCGGGGCAGACGACCTGGGGGATTTGCTGGGTGAAGGGACTGCCTCTGAGACTTCTGAGGACTTTGGGGATTTGGGCGACTTGTTGGGGGCACCTTCTTTCTCCTCTGACATTCCAGACTCTGACGCTCTAGACTCTGACGCTCTAGACTTTGGGGATCTGGGCGACTTGCTTGGCGAAGCGACTGCCTCTGAACCGGAAAGGTTTGAACACTCAGACTTGTCAGGTGAATTTCCCACGTCTGGTGCAGTCAATGAATTTGAGGAATTAGACAGTTTACTAGGGGAAGAAAACTCTGTAGCCCCAGTCGGTGATTTCACCGATCTGGATAATTTAATCGGCGAAACGGCTCCAGATGTGGCTCATTTTGCTGATTTAGACAACCTGCTCAATGAAGATTCGCCATCACCAGCGTCTGGCAGTTCTCTGGAGGACAGCAGCCGTCCACCAGATACCGGTTCTCAAAGCCTTACAGAAATGGAAGACTTTGCGGACCTGGAGGCTCTGTTGGAAGCGGATGAACCAGTCAGTTCCAGTGATCAACTCATAGAACCCTCCACAGATTCTGACTTTGATGAACTGGATGATCTGCTGAAGGATGCTGAAGAAAGAATGGGCGGCTCTCCCAGCGTACCAGTCAGCCGGGGGCTTGGTGCTCAAAATCGACGGCTACCCCGCCCAGGTCGGGTATTCAGTGAACAAACAATGCGGGTTCCGGTTAAGCATCTCGATAACCTGAGCAACCTGGTCGGGGAACTGGTGGTCAACCGCAACAGTCTGGAGCAAGACCAGGAACGCCTCCGCCAGTCCCTGGATAATCTGCTCTATCAGGTTCAGCAGCTTAGCGATGTGGGTCAGCGGATGCAGGATCTGTACGAGCGATCGCTGCTGGAAAGTTCTCTCCTGGCAAGTCGTCAGAGCTATCGCCAGGGTTCTGGTAGCCCCTTGCGCGACAGTGGGGAATCATCGATTCAGACTGCCAGTACCAGTGTTGAGTACGATCCACTGGAAATGGATCGGTTCACAGGGTTCCATAGCCTTTCCCAGGAAATGATTGAACTGATTGTGAGAGTCCGAGAGTCTGCCTCTGACATTGAGTTCATTGTCGATGAAACGGATCAGGTGACACGCATGTTCCGTCAGGTCACCACTCAACTTCAGGAAGGGCTGACACGCTCGCGCATGGTGCCCTTTGCTCAGACGGCTGATCGGTTGCCCCGTGCTGTACGCGACATCTCAATGCGCGTTGGCAAACAGGCAGAGCTGGTGATCGAAGGACGGGAGACCCTGATTGACAAAATGATCCTGGAGCAGCTTTATGACCCCATGACTCACCTGGTCAATAATGCCCTTACCCACGGGATCGAGCCGCCAGATGTCCGTCGGGCGGCGGGTAAACCTGCCGCCGGGCGGATTACAATTCGTGCCTTCCACCAGGGCAACCAGACCATCATTTCAGTATCGGATGATGGAGCCGGGATTGATGTGGAGCGGGTGAAAGCAAAGGCCATCGAAAAAGGTTTGATTACACCGGCAGAAGCCAGGAGTATGTCTCGTCTGGATGTTTATGATCTGCTTTTCCACGCTGGCTTTAGCACCAAAGACCAGGCAGACGACTTTTCTGGACGAGGGGTGGGGATGGATGTTGTGCGTACCAGCCTGAGCGAGATTCGTGGGGTAATTAACACCGACTCAAACCCAGGGAAAGGGACAACCTTTACCATTCGCCTGCCACTGACGTTGAGTATCTCGAAGGCGTTGTGCTGTATTAGCGATCGCGCCCGGATTGCCTTCCCAATGGACGGTGTGGAAGATATGCTGGATGTCCCCAAAGAGCGGATTCAAACCAATGCGGAAGGCCAACCCTGTTTGCCCTGGCGGGATTCCCTGCTGCCGCTTCGCCCGTTGGTTGACCTCCTGGCATACAACCGCCATCTGAGTCGGGGAAATGTTTACGGTGGTAATCAGGAAGATGATATTGCTTCCATCGTCGTGTTGCGAAGCGCGGGCAACTTTCTGGCACTGCAAGTTGACCAGGTGCTGGGTGAGCAAGAAATTGTGATCAAGCAACTGGAAGGACCTGTTCCCAAGCCAGTTGGTGTAGCGGGGGCAACCGTTTTAGGGGATGGCCGCATCATGCCCATTGCAGACGTACTGGAACTGATTGACCTGGCGATGGGTCGAATCCGCAAGGATGCCGGTGGGTCTTTGTGGGATCAAGGATCGGCCACAATTGCTCAGGAACCCCAGGTCACCAAGACCGAACCGATGGTGCTGATTGTGGACGATTCCATCACGGTTCGTGAGTTGCTATCGATGACCTTTAACAAAGTGGGTTATCGGGTTGAGCAGGCGCGCGATGGTCAGGAAGCCTGGGAAAAACTACGCTCTGGTTTACCCTGTGATATCGTCTTCTGCGACATTGAAATGCCACGCATGGACGGATTAGAGTTGTTGTCTCGCATCCAGAAAGATCCCAACCTGACCCACCTACCGATCGCCATGCTCACCTCTCGCGGTGCGGATCGTCATCGTCAGATGGCATCCTCCCTGGGAGCCAGCGGCTACTTCACAAAACCCTATCTGGAAGAGGCTTTACTGGATGCAGCACAGCGGATGCTCAAGGGAGAGCGGCTGCTCTAG
- a CDS encoding FkbM family methyltransferase, producing MQELGFQPTHILDVGANRGGWTRQALRYFPHCAYTLIEPQAQLQADIADLLASNSRLQWITAGVGSEHKTLKFTICDRDDSSNFRFSSQEAAEHGLNQIEVEVFPLNDIIDSLNAPIPDMVKIDAEGFDLKVISGASKLIGKTEIFLLESGICARGIENTLARTIAVMERLGYVPFDITDLNRSPTYGVLWLCEMAFIKRDSSLLKSVRFY from the coding sequence TTGCAAGAACTTGGATTTCAGCCGACCCATATCTTAGATGTTGGAGCAAATCGAGGTGGTTGGACGAGGCAGGCATTGCGTTACTTCCCACACTGTGCCTATACGCTGATTGAACCTCAAGCACAACTTCAGGCTGACATCGCTGATTTATTAGCCTCTAATTCCAGGCTTCAATGGATTACAGCGGGTGTTGGAAGTGAACATAAAACTCTAAAATTTACGATTTGCGATCGCGACGATAGCAGCAACTTTCGATTTTCCAGTCAAGAAGCCGCGGAGCATGGGCTGAACCAGATTGAAGTAGAGGTTTTTCCTTTGAACGATATTATTGACAGCCTCAATGCTCCTATTCCTGACATGGTCAAAATAGACGCTGAGGGTTTTGACTTGAAGGTGATTTCGGGAGCGTCTAAATTAATCGGAAAAACCGAAATATTCCTGCTGGAGTCCGGGATTTGTGCCAGAGGAATCGAGAATACACTGGCCAGAACTATCGCAGTGATGGAACGACTGGGCTACGTTCCCTTTGATATTACCGATCTAAATCGCAGCCCAACTTACGGAGTACTATGGCTCTGTGAAATGGCATTCATAAAACGAGACAGTTCCCTCCTGAAGTCGGTCAGGTTTTACTGA
- a CDS encoding prohibitin family protein: MKTQTQSWLTTVGLFLVAILAFIGLNSFVIINPGEAGVLSILGKAQDGALLEGIHLKPPLISKVDIYDVTVQKFEVPAQSSTKDLQELSASFAINFRLDPTQVVEIRRKQGTLQNIVAKIVAPQTQESFKIAAARRTVEEAITKRDELKQDFDIALGGRLEKYGIVVLDTSVVDLTFSTEFSKAVEEKQIAEQRAQRAVYIAQEAAQEAEANVNRARGQAEAQRLVRETLTPELLQKQAIEKWDGKFPLVTGGGNVLPFINIDPAKLQTKPAM; the protein is encoded by the coding sequence GTGAAGACACAAACACAAAGTTGGTTAACCACAGTGGGACTATTTCTGGTGGCGATTCTTGCCTTCATTGGACTCAATTCCTTCGTCATCATCAACCCTGGAGAGGCTGGCGTTTTGAGCATTCTGGGAAAGGCCCAGGACGGAGCACTGCTGGAAGGAATCCACCTGAAGCCACCACTGATTTCCAAAGTTGATATCTACGACGTAACTGTGCAGAAGTTTGAAGTTCCGGCTCAGAGTTCTACAAAAGATTTGCAAGAACTTTCTGCCAGCTTTGCCATTAATTTCCGATTGGATCCAACTCAGGTTGTCGAGATTCGACGCAAACAGGGTACTTTACAAAACATTGTGGCAAAAATTGTGGCCCCCCAAACGCAGGAGTCTTTCAAAATTGCGGCTGCCCGCCGCACCGTAGAAGAAGCCATTACCAAACGGGATGAACTGAAGCAAGATTTTGATATTGCTCTGGGTGGACGGTTAGAAAAGTATGGCATTGTTGTGCTGGATACCAGTGTAGTTGATCTGACCTTTTCAACCGAATTCTCTAAAGCTGTAGAGGAAAAACAAATCGCCGAACAACGGGCACAGCGAGCCGTTTACATTGCCCAGGAAGCTGCTCAGGAAGCAGAAGCGAACGTTAACCGGGCAAGAGGGCAGGCAGAAGCTCAACGGCTGGTACGGGAAACCTTAACTCCAGAGCTATTGCAAAAACAAGCGATCGAGAAATGGGATGGCAAGTTTCCACTGGTCACTGGCGGTGGAAATGTGCTGCCTTTCATCAACATTGATCCGGCGAAATTGCAGACAAAACCTGCGATGTAA
- a CDS encoding FAD-dependent oxidoreductase — MTAATPTVRTYDVIAFGDEVPGIMALVAASREFNRRTGRRMRGLLMFKGNSPDGVGGHLVRGGLAYLDRSCVPLEVRRSLNLPTFGDPSSLYKELLQRVGVVQIALDRIKANEVLRKMLSEAGVDILSRIEIAAVLKEGANLTGIVTSRGETYLARQFIDATVNAELAQAAGVQKLQGFGTFGLPDSELPVTLVFESEGLSIQRLKDLELAYLRRLTNPNDSEAQRYINIAAGSNPDLAQFFRRDLVDAQGNLKTMYVGQDFIDIRCRALSIVYHAFRGKRLVLADSGAILDQANIACFPGNRLSWNALLCYTTGAEAEALARNAARPTAAMLEEVSFIERWLKSCGATRVRPMLELYIRHAGNVTEAVEPLSGARMMEGGVLASEALGTFGYHLDVRGGITGLGARAAEKGISNITFHTPPLFNIGIRHALMQSVPNLAVVSPASGFDGYACAAGRIVEFNVAVGQGVGIAAAIALNSNRNLADILNREVRQVLVQTGQLPKIYGRGNVFEASRLQAFEGVMIA, encoded by the coding sequence ATGACCGCTGCCACACCGACCGTCCGAACCTACGATGTGATCGCCTTTGGAGATGAAGTTCCCGGTATTATGGCGCTGGTTGCCGCATCCAGAGAGTTTAATCGGCGCACGGGCAGAAGAATGCGGGGATTGTTGATGTTTAAGGGCAACTCACCTGATGGAGTTGGGGGACATCTGGTGCGGGGTGGACTGGCTTACCTGGATCGGAGTTGTGTTCCTCTGGAAGTGCGGCGATCGCTCAATCTCCCCACCTTTGGTGACCCCTCTTCCCTGTATAAAGAACTTTTGCAGCGTGTCGGGGTTGTCCAGATTGCCCTGGATCGCATCAAAGCAAATGAGGTTCTCCGCAAAATGCTGAGTGAAGCGGGTGTGGATATTCTGAGCCGGATTGAGATTGCCGCGGTCCTGAAAGAAGGGGCTAATCTGACTGGCATTGTCACATCCAGGGGAGAAACCTACCTGGCCAGACAATTTATCGATGCAACGGTTAATGCTGAACTGGCACAGGCGGCTGGAGTTCAGAAACTCCAGGGATTTGGCACCTTCGGTTTACCCGATTCAGAATTGCCTGTCACGCTGGTATTTGAGTCAGAAGGACTCAGCATTCAGCGGTTGAAAGATCTGGAACTGGCTTACCTGCGTCGCCTGACCAACCCCAACGACTCTGAAGCTCAACGCTATATCAATATTGCGGCTGGCTCCAATCCAGATCTGGCTCAGTTTTTTAGAAGAGATCTGGTGGATGCTCAGGGCAATCTGAAAACCATGTATGTGGGGCAGGACTTCATTGACATCCGGTGTCGAGCACTCTCGATCGTTTACCACGCTTTTCGGGGCAAACGGCTGGTACTTGCAGACAGCGGTGCTATTTTAGACCAGGCAAATATTGCCTGTTTCCCTGGCAATCGACTTTCCTGGAATGCTCTTCTTTGCTACACCACAGGTGCTGAGGCAGAAGCCCTAGCCCGAAACGCTGCCAGACCGACGGCTGCCATGCTGGAAGAAGTCTCGTTTATTGAACGGTGGCTCAAAAGTTGTGGGGCAACCAGAGTCAGACCCATGCTTGAACTCTACATTCGTCATGCAGGCAACGTCACAGAAGCTGTGGAACCCCTGAGCGGTGCCCGCATGATGGAGGGCGGGGTGTTAGCCAGTGAGGCATTGGGTACCTTTGGCTACCATCTGGATGTGCGCGGCGGCATTACGGGCCTGGGAGCCAGAGCGGCTGAAAAAGGAATTAGTAATATTACCTTCCATACCCCACCTCTGTTTAATATTGGCATCCGTCATGCGCTGATGCAAAGTGTCCCCAATCTGGCTGTTGTGAGTCCTGCCTCCGGCTTCGATGGCTATGCCTGTGCCGCGGGCAGAATTGTTGAGTTCAACGTCGCTGTGGGGCAGGGAGTTGGCATTGCTGCTGCGATCGCCCTCAACAGCAACCGCAATCTGGCAGACATCCTCAACCGCGAAGTTCGGCAAGTGCTGGTACAGACGGGGCAACTGCCCAAGATTTATGGCAGAGGCAACGTCTTCGAAGCTTCCCGACTTCAAGCATTTGAAGGTGTGATGATTGCGTAG
- the ndk gene encoding nucleoside-diphosphate kinase encodes MERTFLAIKPDGVQRKLVGEIIRRFEAKGFTLVGLKLMNVSRELAETHYGVHRERPFFSSLVEFITSGPVVAMVWEGDGVIASARKIIGATNPLNAEPGTIRGDLGVNVGRNLIHGSDAPETAQQEVSLWFKDEELVSWQPTLMPWIHE; translated from the coding sequence TTGGAACGGACATTTTTGGCAATCAAGCCGGACGGTGTGCAGCGTAAATTGGTCGGCGAAATCATCCGTCGCTTTGAAGCAAAAGGCTTTACCCTGGTTGGCTTAAAGCTGATGAACGTCAGCCGGGAGTTAGCAGAAACTCACTACGGGGTTCACCGGGAACGCCCTTTCTTTAGCAGTCTGGTTGAATTTATTACCTCTGGTCCGGTCGTTGCAATGGTATGGGAAGGAGACGGCGTGATTGCCTCTGCCCGCAAGATCATTGGTGCAACCAATCCCCTCAATGCGGAGCCAGGAACCATTCGAGGTGACCTGGGGGTTAACGTGGGACGCAACCTGATTCACGGCTCCGATGCTCCTGAAACCGCTCAACAGGAAGTGAGCCTGTGGTTTAAGGATGAGGAACTGGTTAGCTGGCAACCTACGCTGATGCCCTGGATTCACGAGTAG
- a CDS encoding TerC family protein: MLDQLIDSPNFGFETLLLLPVLVAMEAVLSADNAIALAALTQGMHDERLQKRALNIGLVLAYVLRAILILTATWVIRYWQFELAGALYLLWLVFQYFTSDEDEDGIHQHHAPRFTSLWQAIPMLAITDLAFSLDSVTTAIAVSEETWLILLGATIGIVTLRFMAGLFIHWLNEFTYLEDAGYVTVALVGLRLLARVIYPALVPPEWVMVTAIAIIFAWGFSKRIELATGVKTETVTELVEDPEESTSLKQEEPVEAKK; this comes from the coding sequence ATGCTGGATCAACTGATAGACTCTCCAAACTTTGGGTTTGAGACATTGCTCTTGTTACCCGTGCTGGTAGCGATGGAAGCGGTGCTTTCTGCCGATAATGCGATCGCCCTTGCGGCCCTGACTCAGGGGATGCACGATGAAAGATTGCAGAAGCGTGCCCTCAACATTGGGCTTGTGCTTGCCTATGTCTTGCGGGCAATCCTAATTCTGACGGCAACATGGGTGATTCGCTACTGGCAGTTTGAACTGGCAGGAGCGCTCTACCTCCTGTGGCTGGTTTTTCAGTATTTCACATCGGATGAAGACGAAGACGGCATCCACCAGCACCATGCACCCCGGTTTACCTCCCTCTGGCAGGCCATTCCCATGCTGGCGATCACCGATCTGGCATTTTCGTTAGACAGCGTGACAACTGCGATCGCAGTTTCTGAAGAAACCTGGCTGATTCTCCTCGGTGCCACTATCGGTATCGTTACCCTGCGATTTATGGCAGGACTGTTTATTCATTGGTTGAATGAATTTACTTACCTGGAAGATGCCGGCTATGTGACCGTTGCTCTGGTTGGGCTGCGGCTGCTTGCCAGAGTCATTTATCCTGCGCTGGTTCCGCCTGAGTGGGTTATGGTCACCGCGATCGCAATCATCTTCGCCTGGGGATTTTCTAAACGCATTGAGTTGGCTACGGGCGTAAAGACAGAAACCGTAACCGAACTTGTTGAAGATCCTGAAGAATCCACAAGCCTCAAGCAGGAAGAGCCAGTGGAAGCAAAGAAGTGA
- the psaM gene encoding photosystem I reaction center subunit XII, which produces MTLSDTQVFVALVIALIPGILAFRLATELYK; this is translated from the coding sequence ATGACTTTATCTGATACGCAAGTCTTTGTTGCATTAGTCATCGCGCTGATCCCAGGGATCCTGGCATTTCGTCTGGCAACCGAGCTATACAAATAG